Proteins encoded in a region of the Paenibacillus pedocola genome:
- a CDS encoding CBS domain-containing protein yields the protein MSTVLTSELSAVLRSAPSVPASLTCRETMRVMFQHPESKCIVVCNEGNEPVGILMCERFFLRATGRMGTDHFYRESITKLMNRKPLIADLSTPAASVLAEAMNRPDMMKNDCIIITSQGKLAGVIYPSDMLCSRQ from the coding sequence ATGAGCACCGTATTAACCTCTGAATTGTCCGCCGTGCTACGCAGCGCCCCGTCCGTTCCGGCTTCGCTCACCTGCCGTGAAACGATGCGCGTCATGTTCCAGCATCCGGAATCAAAATGCATCGTTGTCTGCAATGAAGGGAACGAGCCAGTGGGCATACTGATGTGTGAACGTTTCTTTTTAAGAGCTACCGGGCGCATGGGTACGGACCACTTTTACCGGGAATCGATAACCAAGCTGATGAACCGCAAGCCCCTGATTGCCGATCTATCCACCCCTGCCGCCTCTGTACTGGCTGAAGCCATGAACCGCCCCGACATGATGAAAAATGATTGCATCATTATTACCTCGCAAGGCAAGCTCGCCGGTGTCATTTACCCTTCAGACATGCTTTGCTCCCGGCAGTAA
- a CDS encoding prepilin peptidase, with protein MTIFIAIYITLLGLVLGSFFNVVALRVPAGESLLHPPSRCPKCNTRLGVRDLFPVFSYVLSGGKCHHCGVKVSLLYPMGEAATGLLFLWMYLELGLTLKGLVGLLLASLSVIITVSDLKYMLIPNKVLLFFLPLFLVLVPFMAEEPLWVHLLGALSGGGVLLLLALFGGMGMGDVKLFALLGWILGWPNVIVAFLIACAFGAAVGGGLQLAGLVQKKQHMPFGPFLAFGTLVALLYGPDIIGFYLTFIG; from the coding sequence ATGACTATATTCATCGCCATTTATATCACGTTGCTCGGACTGGTACTTGGTTCGTTTTTTAATGTGGTGGCACTGCGGGTACCGGCGGGAGAGTCGCTGCTGCATCCACCGTCACGCTGTCCGAAATGTAATACAAGGCTGGGTGTGCGTGATCTGTTCCCGGTCTTCAGCTATGTGCTGTCCGGCGGGAAGTGCCATCACTGCGGCGTGAAAGTTTCCCTGTTATATCCGATGGGTGAAGCGGCGACGGGACTCCTGTTCCTCTGGATGTATCTGGAGCTGGGGCTTACGCTGAAAGGGCTGGTGGGGCTGCTGCTGGCCAGCTTGTCGGTTATTATTACGGTCTCAGATCTGAAGTACATGCTGATTCCGAATAAGGTGCTGCTGTTTTTCCTGCCGCTCTTTCTGGTACTGGTTCCCTTTATGGCGGAGGAGCCGCTCTGGGTTCATCTGCTTGGTGCGCTGAGCGGAGGCGGCGTTCTTTTGCTGCTTGCGCTGTTTGGCGGTATGGGAATGGGGGATGTCAAGCTGTTCGCGCTGCTGGGCTGGATTCTCGGCTGGCCGAATGTCATTGTGGCCTTTCTTATTGCCTGTGCGTTTGGTGCGGCAGTTGGCGGAGGCTTGCAGCTTGCAGGTCTTGTTCAAAAAAAACAACATATGCCATTCGGACCTTTTTTGGCGTTCGGCACACTGGTTGCATTGCTGTATGGCCCGGACATCATTGGTTTCTATCTCACGTTTATCGGTTAG
- a CDS encoding type IV pilus twitching motility protein PilT has product MTTFTRDIIELLHMAYSSKASDLHISVGSPPVMRIDGALHRIEGEAVNPEESAAMAELLMGERHSKTLAAAGEADFSFPLENGVRYRVNVFRQRSGISIAARSIPADIPSLQQLSMPPLLASLARKPQGLILVTGPTGSGKSSTLAAMIHSINQSESKHIVTLEDPIEFLHGHGTCLVDQREVGSDTDSFSSGLRAALRQDPDVILVGEMRDLETISAAITAAETGHLVLATLHTTDAPQTIDRIIDAFPGHQQGQIRSQLASVLLAVISQRLFPRAGGRGRLCATEILVNTPAVANLIRTEKTHQIKNVMQTGRALGMHTLEMSIREYLAQGLVQPDAAKAYMNEVGS; this is encoded by the coding sequence ATGACGACATTCACAAGAGACATAATAGAGCTGCTCCATATGGCCTATTCCTCCAAAGCTTCCGATTTGCATATTTCCGTAGGTTCTCCGCCGGTCATGAGGATTGACGGAGCGCTTCACCGGATTGAAGGAGAGGCCGTCAACCCTGAGGAATCGGCCGCGATGGCCGAATTGCTGATGGGCGAACGTCACAGTAAGACCCTTGCCGCTGCAGGGGAGGCTGATTTTTCCTTTCCGCTGGAGAATGGAGTCAGGTACCGGGTGAACGTCTTCCGCCAGCGCAGCGGCATCAGCATCGCTGCACGGTCCATACCGGCAGACATTCCTTCATTACAACAGCTCAGCATGCCGCCGCTGCTGGCATCTCTGGCCAGGAAGCCCCAGGGCTTGATCCTGGTGACAGGCCCGACGGGTAGCGGTAAATCTTCCACACTGGCAGCCATGATCCACTCCATTAATCAATCGGAGAGCAAGCATATCGTTACGCTTGAAGATCCGATCGAGTTCCTGCACGGGCACGGTACATGTCTGGTCGACCAGCGGGAAGTTGGCAGTGATACGGACAGCTTCTCAAGCGGGCTGCGTGCTGCCCTGCGGCAGGACCCTGATGTGATTCTTGTCGGGGAGATGCGCGATTTGGAGACGATATCGGCCGCCATTACGGCAGCGGAAACAGGGCATCTGGTATTGGCTACGCTGCACACCACGGATGCACCGCAGACGATTGACCGGATCATCGATGCTTTTCCGGGCCATCAGCAGGGGCAGATTCGCTCGCAGCTGGCCTCAGTCCTGCTTGCGGTCATTAGCCAGCGGCTATTCCCCCGGGCTGGAGGACGCGGCCGCCTGTGCGCAACAGAAATTCTGGTCAATACGCCAGCTGTCGCCAATCTGATCCGGACAGAGAAGACACACCAGATTAAAAATGTCATGCAGACGGGCCGGGCGCTTGGCATGCATACACTCGAGATGAGCATCCGTGAATATCTGGCCCAAGGGCTGGTTCAACCGGATGCAGCCAAAGCCTACATGAATGAGGTGGGCAGCTGA
- a CDS encoding type II secretion system F family protein, producing the protein MALFEYQVKTSSGRQIKGKLTASDKPAAMEELRKRGLTVFLLVERKTSIMQMELYIGNPVKTIHFIIYCRQFATLMRAGVSIVDATRILAEQTESKPLRKALQDVGSSLMRGIAFSQAVQDHKKIFPPLFVSMIRAGEESGNMEGTLERLAMFFEKQHTTTEKIKSALTYPITVGVMAIGAVVYLLWAIVPQFVTMFESMNAELPAITKMVLALSKSIQGQWYFWILGVLLVIAAYQVAKRTEKGAYAIDYAKLKLPVFGKLNQKGSIAQFTRTFASLYASSVPILQSLAIVEEVAGNKVIGKFIRSAGDSLRQGKPLSEPLKKAWVFPPLVTQMIAIGEETGALDTMLSKVADFYEMDVENTVDRLKSLLEPLLIAFLAGVVGVIVASIMLPMFSLYGNM; encoded by the coding sequence ATGGCATTGTTTGAATATCAGGTCAAGACCTCATCGGGCAGACAGATCAAGGGTAAGTTGACCGCATCGGACAAGCCTGCGGCGATGGAAGAGCTTCGCAAGCGCGGTCTGACCGTATTTTTGCTGGTAGAACGCAAGACCTCAATCATGCAAATGGAGCTTTATATCGGGAATCCAGTCAAGACGATTCATTTCATCATCTACTGCCGCCAGTTCGCCACCCTTATGCGTGCGGGGGTCTCGATTGTGGACGCAACCCGGATTTTGGCAGAACAGACCGAGAGCAAACCGCTCCGTAAAGCACTGCAGGATGTCGGCTCCAGTCTAATGCGCGGAATAGCCTTTTCTCAGGCTGTGCAAGACCATAAGAAAATTTTCCCGCCGCTGTTTGTCAGCATGATCCGCGCAGGCGAAGAGTCTGGGAATATGGAAGGCACGCTGGAGCGTCTGGCAATGTTCTTTGAGAAGCAGCATACAACGACCGAAAAAATCAAGTCCGCGCTGACCTATCCGATCACCGTCGGAGTGATGGCTATCGGAGCGGTAGTCTACCTGCTATGGGCCATCGTCCCGCAGTTCGTCACTATGTTCGAGTCGATGAATGCGGAGCTGCCGGCCATTACGAAGATGGTACTGGCACTTAGCAAAAGCATTCAGGGGCAGTGGTATTTCTGGATCCTCGGAGTGCTGCTGGTGATCGCGGCGTACCAGGTAGCCAAGCGGACGGAGAAAGGCGCCTATGCAATTGATTATGCCAAGCTGAAGCTGCCGGTGTTCGGGAAGCTGAACCAGAAAGGCTCTATCGCCCAGTTTACCCGTACCTTCGCTTCGCTATATGCCAGCTCCGTCCCTATCTTACAATCGCTGGCGATTGTGGAGGAGGTGGCGGGCAATAAAGTGATCGGGAAGTTTATCCGCAGTGCAGGCGATTCCTTGCGGCAGGGTAAACCGCTGTCTGAGCCGCTAAAGAAGGCATGGGTCTTCCCGCCGCTTGTTACCCAGATGATCGCCATCGGAGAAGAAACGGGCGCTCTGGATACCATGCTGTCTAAGGTCGCCGATTTCTATGAGATGGATGTAGAGAATACGGTTGACCGCCTGAAATCACTGCTCGAGCCGCTGCTGATTGCCTTTTTGGCCGGTGTAGTTGGGGTTATAGTGGCAAGTATTATGCTGCCGATGTTCAGTCTGTACGGTAATATGTGA
- the pilO gene encoding type 4a pilus biogenesis protein PilO — MEQINKYRSPIVLGVLVLFLLLFAFFMFGVKPVNRQIEDQDLQIGQLEQQNGLLKTKIDELKSSSEANQEQEALLAQLPRGDASEQLILDLRTIGSYTNARLKDIGFAIGENNPIQEMTGSADIAFPTVKQLKMTAIVEGEYTSIRNWLTALQLMPRIINVDSFSFQQSEDSAANGESGSIITANISFTAYYEDAPDSPKTEAQVAIK; from the coding sequence ATGGAACAGATCAATAAATATCGTTCACCCATAGTACTCGGGGTACTTGTGCTGTTTCTGCTGCTGTTCGCCTTCTTCATGTTTGGGGTAAAGCCGGTTAACCGCCAGATTGAGGATCAGGATCTGCAGATTGGACAGCTAGAACAGCAAAACGGGCTGTTGAAAACGAAGATTGACGAGTTGAAGAGTTCATCTGAAGCCAATCAGGAACAAGAAGCTCTGCTGGCACAGCTTCCGCGCGGCGACGCCAGCGAACAGCTTATACTTGATCTGCGGACGATCGGCAGTTATACGAATGCAAGGCTTAAGGATATCGGCTTCGCCATTGGTGAGAACAATCCCATTCAGGAAATGACGGGCTCGGCCGATATCGCTTTTCCTACGGTCAAGCAGCTGAAAATGACAGCAATCGTGGAAGGGGAGTATACCAGTATCCGGAACTGGTTGACTGCGCTGCAGCTTATGCCGCGTATCATCAATGTGGATTCTTTTAGCTTCCAGCAGTCGGAGGATTCGGCTGCAAATGGGGAGTCCGGAAGCATTATTACAGCTAATATCTCTTTCACAGCTTATTATGAGGATGCGCCGGATTCCCCGAAGACAGAGGCACAAGTTGCCATTAAGTAA
- a CDS encoding DL-endopeptidase inhibitor IseA family protein, producing the protein MNKKWMIGSLALALGLVSAGSGAMAAVPDTGSTAIKTVAVSVPGKEGPATINNLTVKSIIPLVVHAKKLYTYASGSGNVYNPETFVYNGMNYRFLSSDLGTKQQLMNYIKRAYTHNAAAFYVQTQFLEYKGRMAQVNADVGNALQYDKATAIMVSKTATTAVFELSVPQPDGQGANEMVVVKLKKVNGYWRIDMSPDTLF; encoded by the coding sequence ATGAACAAGAAGTGGATGATAGGTTCGTTGGCTCTGGCACTGGGGCTGGTGTCGGCAGGGAGCGGGGCAATGGCAGCGGTGCCGGACACCGGGAGCACGGCCATAAAGACGGTAGCGGTTTCTGTACCGGGTAAAGAGGGCCCGGCCACGATTAACAATCTGACGGTGAAAAGCATTATTCCGCTCGTCGTTCACGCCAAAAAATTGTATACCTACGCCAGCGGGAGCGGCAATGTATACAATCCGGAAACATTCGTATACAACGGTATGAATTACCGGTTCCTTTCCAGCGATCTTGGCACCAAGCAGCAACTGATGAATTACATAAAAAGAGCCTACACGCACAATGCCGCCGCCTTTTATGTACAGACACAATTCCTGGAGTATAAGGGAAGAATGGCGCAGGTGAATGCCGATGTGGGCAACGCGCTTCAATATGATAAGGCTACAGCCATTATGGTCTCCAAAACGGCAACCACCGCGGTATTCGAATTGAGTGTGCCACAGCCTGACGGCCAGGGGGCGAATGAAATGGTAGTCGTCAAATTGAAAAAAGTGAACGGCTACTGGAGAATCGATATGTCACCGGATACCTTATTCTAA
- the pilM gene encoding pilus assembly protein PilM encodes MLVLGQQAIGISIEESAVRYISLKKNKTWEVRKKGTLALPSGMIVENRVADSEALLGALKPWVKQQGLRGARVSLAIPPAQIIIRKMSIPSTNEKELEQLVKLEVETGLHLPFENPVYDYVTTGVDEEQSQLLVFAAPRQSIQDYIDVLEAAGLRVLSVEISATALARTITASQGELFNETMLIHLEQSMLDIYMYRDGNPVFSRTINVADLHQNRVEAPKGPEMTAYVAEAAASLEMPEEVLSPEQMVEITAEISRMLNFYQYSLHDGSTRISNVLITGTPGIRRQLHTELRQSLSEQEIIPVNLDQLEADTGQDPELNNYRVATGAAFGHRIRHIDLLPREDREAVLFPYVVIALVGLWLLGSLGIGIYFASGKGELSDQQQQLQGLQDRSAMLQRELTQLNNGGSAKLDRKAAIDEIMKYKLNIVSVLNELAEGLPQGSALRNINYTYLTSIDLTVSVPGMEQASEYLVKLRKMSFTVDASIEKLSEGEADSGSAASLAGAYTAIYKVNLKEDNQGTATQNNEGGAAENGTDQ; translated from the coding sequence ATGCTTGTACTAGGTCAACAGGCGATTGGGATTTCGATTGAAGAATCTGCGGTTCGCTACATCAGCTTAAAGAAAAATAAGACCTGGGAGGTCCGCAAAAAAGGGACGCTTGCCCTGCCTTCCGGAATGATCGTGGAGAACCGGGTCGCAGACAGCGAGGCACTGCTTGGTGCCCTCAAGCCTTGGGTGAAGCAGCAAGGACTGAGGGGGGCGAGGGTATCCTTAGCCATCCCGCCGGCACAAATCATTATCCGCAAGATGAGCATTCCGAGCACGAACGAAAAAGAGCTGGAACAACTCGTGAAGCTGGAGGTCGAAACCGGCCTTCATCTGCCTTTTGAGAATCCCGTTTATGATTATGTGACAACAGGGGTAGACGAGGAACAGAGTCAGCTGCTCGTTTTTGCCGCACCCCGGCAGTCCATTCAGGACTACATTGATGTATTGGAAGCTGCAGGACTGCGGGTCTTAAGTGTTGAAATATCTGCCACTGCCCTTGCCCGTACCATTACTGCCAGCCAGGGAGAACTGTTTAACGAGACGATGCTGATCCATCTGGAGCAGTCCATGCTGGACATTTATATGTACCGGGACGGTAACCCCGTATTTAGCCGGACGATTAACGTAGCAGATTTACATCAGAACAGAGTGGAAGCACCTAAGGGTCCTGAGATGACTGCGTATGTCGCGGAAGCGGCGGCCTCTTTGGAAATGCCTGAGGAAGTGCTGTCACCTGAGCAAATGGTCGAGATCACTGCCGAGATATCCCGGATGCTGAATTTCTATCAATACAGCTTGCATGATGGGAGCACCCGTATCAGCAATGTGCTGATTACAGGGACGCCGGGCATACGCAGACAGCTTCACACAGAACTGCGTCAGTCCCTGTCCGAACAGGAGATTATCCCGGTCAATCTGGATCAGCTGGAAGCTGATACAGGGCAGGACCCGGAGCTGAACAACTACCGTGTCGCTACTGGAGCCGCTTTCGGCCATCGTATCCGCCATATTGATCTCTTGCCCCGCGAAGATAGGGAGGCTGTGTTGTTCCCTTACGTGGTAATCGCGCTCGTAGGACTTTGGCTGCTGGGTTCACTGGGGATCGGCATTTATTTTGCTTCAGGGAAGGGCGAATTAAGTGACCAGCAGCAGCAGCTGCAGGGACTTCAGGACCGGAGTGCCATGCTGCAACGCGAGTTAACCCAGCTTAATAACGGAGGGTCCGCCAAACTGGACCGCAAGGCAGCAATAGATGAGATTATGAAGTATAAATTAAACATCGTATCTGTGTTAAATGAACTGGCGGAAGGATTGCCGCAAGGCAGTGCTCTGCGGAATATCAATTATACCTATCTCACCTCGATTGATCTGACCGTGAGCGTTCCGGGAATGGAGCAGGCTTCCGAATATCTGGTTAAGCTGCGGAAGATGTCCTTTACTGTGGATGCATCCATCGAGAAATTGTCCGAAGGTGAAGCCGATTCAGGGTCTGCTGCTTCACTGGCCGGAGCCTACACCGCCATTTATAAGGTAAACCTGAAAGAAGATAACCAGGGGACAGCTACACAGAATAATGAAGGGGGAGCTGCAGAGAATGGAACAGATCAATAA
- a CDS encoding VanW family protein has product MKKKHAALITVIGLLLAGSLLAGGLHIYGNQQTVPKGTRIAGWDISGMDISEVRSGLAARLNALEAVPLILRAEGNTEMTVTLEQAGTTYEAEAFLRGLKELTDGGLLHRVQARRSFASSWGLGIHLEIKQLQSSLSPAWERESFGVPADATRHITGDDQIIYTPETTSYKVDWHGLELALRAALPARLSSTEFLTGKRITLEVPLTVQEPAVTLKALKDQGIERKISQFSTSLGLSGPGRTFNVEAAAKAVNGTMLPPGAVFDYGKAIEKAQAESGFREAPVIVNGKLQPGTGGGICQVSSTLYNAALRSGLEIVERRNHSLPVSYLPKGQDATFSQGYINFRFRNNTGKYLIIKAAVQGRTLTVKLFGTFPRNVYYSVQSQTVEVLQPAAKYVADSSLPRGGTRVLQSGKPGYIVETYITRFVDGKAVEKKKLSRDVYPAQKQVIAINRGGMSNAARPESLKKPLVEDGVSSSE; this is encoded by the coding sequence ATGAAAAAAAAACACGCCGCCCTCATCACCGTAATCGGGCTACTTCTGGCCGGATCCCTTCTGGCCGGGGGACTTCATATATATGGAAATCAGCAGACGGTCCCCAAGGGCACCCGGATCGCCGGCTGGGATATCAGCGGAATGGATATATCCGAAGTCCGCAGCGGACTAGCCGCGAGGCTGAATGCCCTGGAGGCGGTCCCGCTGATTCTCAGGGCGGAGGGAAATACCGAGATGACCGTCACCTTGGAGCAGGCCGGAACCACTTATGAAGCAGAGGCATTTCTCCGGGGGCTAAAAGAGTTAACAGACGGAGGACTGCTCCATCGTGTCCAAGCCCGGCGGAGCTTTGCCAGCTCTTGGGGCCTCGGCATTCATCTGGAGATTAAGCAGCTGCAGAGCAGCTTAAGTCCGGCTTGGGAACGGGAATCGTTCGGCGTTCCGGCAGATGCGACCCGCCATATTACCGGAGATGATCAAATCATCTACACCCCGGAAACGACCTCATATAAGGTCGACTGGCATGGACTGGAGCTCGCCCTGCGGGCAGCCCTTCCTGCCCGGCTCAGCAGCACAGAGTTCCTGACGGGTAAGCGCATTACCCTTGAAGTGCCATTAACCGTTCAAGAGCCGGCTGTAACACTGAAGGCTTTGAAGGACCAGGGAATTGAGCGTAAGATTTCGCAATTCAGCACCTCTCTCGGCTTAAGCGGTCCAGGCCGTACCTTCAACGTGGAGGCCGCAGCGAAAGCGGTCAACGGCACGATGCTGCCGCCGGGGGCTGTCTTCGACTACGGCAAAGCGATTGAAAAAGCCCAGGCGGAATCCGGCTTCCGCGAAGCGCCGGTTATTGTGAACGGGAAGCTGCAGCCCGGCACCGGCGGGGGAATCTGCCAGGTCTCCAGCACGCTCTACAATGCGGCCCTCCGCTCCGGCCTGGAGATTGTGGAACGCCGCAATCACTCCCTGCCGGTCAGCTATCTGCCCAAAGGCCAGGATGCGACCTTTTCCCAAGGGTATATCAATTTCCGTTTCCGCAATAATACCGGTAAATATCTAATTATTAAGGCGGCGGTCCAGGGCCGGACGCTAACTGTAAAGCTGTTCGGCACCTTCCCGAGAAATGTCTACTATTCCGTTCAATCCCAAACGGTTGAGGTGCTGCAGCCCGCAGCTAAATATGTAGCGGATTCCTCTTTGCCCCGCGGCGGTACCCGTGTTCTGCAGAGCGGAAAGCCAGGGTATATCGTCGAAACCTATATCACCCGTTTCGTTGACGGCAAAGCCGTAGAGAAGAAGAAGCTCTCCCGCGATGTGTATCCTGCCCAGAAGCAGGTGATCGCCATCAACCGCGGCGGCATGAGCAATGCGGCCCGGCCGGAATCCCTGAAGAAGCCGCTGGTGGAAGACGGCGTGAGCAGCAGTGAATAG
- a CDS encoding prepilin-type N-terminal cleavage/methylation domain-containing protein, translating to MLAQAIKKRLSKEENQKGFTLIELLAVIIILGIIAVIAIPMISGIINNTKEDSDLATARQVYEAARMYTIAEKEGVFTSTAAYSITVETLKSQGYLEPGIVLPSTKEALANASKVTFSADGTLADTAAVDLRTATLDTDSEAKQFSEEEILKTKRTN from the coding sequence ATGTTGGCACAAGCTATTAAAAAAAGATTGAGCAAGGAAGAGAACCAGAAGGGGTTTACACTGATTGAGCTCTTGGCGGTTATCATTATTCTGGGGATTATCGCGGTTATTGCGATTCCAATGATTAGCGGAATTATTAACAATACAAAAGAAGACTCGGATTTGGCAACAGCAAGACAAGTGTACGAAGCTGCAAGGATGTACACAATAGCTGAAAAGGAAGGTGTTTTTACAAGTACAGCAGCTTATTCAATAACTGTTGAAACTTTAAAGTCACAGGGTTATTTAGAACCCGGTATTGTTCTTCCAAGTACAAAAGAGGCATTGGCTAATGCTAGTAAAGTTACTTTTAGTGCTGATGGTACTTTAGCTGATACTGCTGCAGTTGATCTCAGAACAGCTACTTTAGATACTGATTCAGAGGCAAAGCAATTTTCTGAAGAAGAGATACTAAAGACTAAAAGAACTAATTAA